One window from the genome of Salisaeta longa DSM 21114 encodes:
- a CDS encoding CsgG/HfaB family protein encodes MVSSVQQIQRAVLRVAVLMGLASMLVACGSSGVALNEDPSAYAAEVKRLQARLAQSPADLVALQRLGIIYMRTGRPTKAYDTLKRAYAQEPDDPKTLFYLGLASESVGKVGTARELYASYTQVPADSKYRALLQGRLAWLERKEARAQVRKALSRERSMGQPVSPRVVAVLPFTYLAGDERYAVLKRGLSETIATDLANIDRLRVVERVRLQALLDELKLAQSQYVDPQTAPRVGRLLGAGRLVSGSYSVEDASITFGLSFTGVATGVSLPDRSTLTADLDRLFEVQNTLVYRVVEGLNVELTPQEEQAIERVPTRNLQAFLLYSRGLRLEDEGRYRAAAQQFGQAARLDPSFQAAARAKQRAMGLSATSGSIGQAFAGAQDGLELSSTDAVSRRLQRLANSGLALPTNSPTGTIGGTMSGDLPLPPAPPRP; translated from the coding sequence ATGGTAAGCTCTGTACAGCAGATACAACGCGCGGTGCTGCGCGTGGCCGTGCTCATGGGACTCGCGAGTATGCTGGTGGCCTGCGGGAGCTCCGGGGTTGCCCTTAACGAGGACCCGAGTGCGTATGCCGCCGAGGTGAAGCGCCTGCAGGCGCGTCTTGCGCAATCGCCGGCCGACCTAGTGGCCCTGCAGCGGCTGGGCATCATCTACATGCGCACCGGGCGTCCCACAAAAGCGTACGATACGCTCAAGCGGGCATACGCACAGGAGCCGGATGACCCCAAGACATTGTTCTACCTGGGGCTGGCCTCCGAAAGTGTGGGCAAAGTGGGCACCGCGCGCGAGCTGTATGCCAGCTATACGCAGGTGCCGGCCGATTCAAAGTACCGAGCGCTGTTGCAGGGCCGGTTGGCCTGGCTCGAACGCAAAGAAGCGCGGGCGCAAGTCCGGAAGGCGCTGAGCCGCGAGCGCTCGATGGGGCAGCCCGTATCGCCGCGGGTGGTGGCCGTGCTGCCGTTTACCTACCTGGCCGGCGACGAGCGCTACGCGGTGCTCAAGCGCGGGCTGAGCGAGACGATTGCCACTGACCTGGCCAACATCGACCGGCTTCGGGTGGTGGAGCGCGTGCGGCTGCAGGCACTGCTCGATGAGCTGAAGCTGGCGCAAAGCCAGTACGTCGATCCGCAGACAGCGCCGCGGGTGGGGCGTCTGTTGGGCGCCGGTCGGCTCGTGAGTGGTTCCTACAGCGTGGAGGACGCGTCCATAACGTTTGGGCTGTCGTTTACGGGCGTGGCCACCGGGGTCAGCTTGCCCGACCGCAGCACGCTCACCGCCGACCTTGATCGGCTCTTTGAGGTGCAAAACACGCTGGTGTACCGCGTCGTCGAGGGTCTAAACGTCGAGCTGACGCCGCAAGAGGAGCAGGCCATCGAGCGGGTGCCCACGCGTAACCTGCAGGCGTTTCTGCTGTACAGCCGCGGCCTTCGCCTCGAAGACGAAGGGCGCTACCGCGCCGCCGCCCAGCAGTTTGGGCAGGCCGCGCGACTCGATCCCTCGTTTCAGGCCGCTGCACGGGCTAAGCAGCGCGCTATGGGCTTAAGCGCTACCAGCGGGTCGATCGGCCAGGCGTTTGCAGGCGCCCAGGACGGCCTTGAACTAAGCAGCACGGACGCCGTCAGTCGTCGGCTGCAGCGGCTTGCAAACAGCGGATTGGCTCTCCCTACGAATTCGCCCACGGGAACCATCGGCGGAACCATGTCGGGCGACCTTCCCCTACCGCCGGCCCCACCGCGTCCGTAG
- a CDS encoding CsgG/HfaB family protein, with protein MITSIYTRSTRHQRLGGVLLLLVGCLLFVPPVHGQSSTFEKAQTAYQFAEYEKAIDLFTQVANSTSVSAERKKQALRYLGRAYIARNKKGEAREAIRRLIKTEPPLVELNPNMEPPPVMNLYYEVRKEMNGYKVQKQRPGMQTLAVMDFSNNSIDQRERFQGLSKGLPAMMINYLNQGTDLKVIERERIEWLLNELKLQQKEGIVDQSTAVRTGKLLGANAVVFGSYTVFEDRMMIQARVVKVETGEILLGEQVMGKPDEFYTLIEDLSMEITRSLNVAVKEQKMGGSDTKSLDAMMAYSDGLNLLEDGKYRAAYEKFLQAAEYDKSFKRAKIKAKSLRPLLVAQAEVQDKGTVPSSNMNR; from the coding sequence GTCCATCTATACTCGTTCAACGCGACATCAGCGCCTGGGGGGCGTGCTGTTGCTCCTTGTGGGGTGCTTGCTTTTTGTGCCGCCGGTGCACGGGCAGTCTTCAACGTTTGAGAAGGCCCAGACGGCGTATCAGTTTGCAGAGTATGAGAAGGCCATCGACCTGTTTACGCAGGTTGCCAACAGTACCTCGGTAAGTGCCGAGCGGAAGAAGCAGGCGCTGCGCTACTTGGGGCGTGCGTACATTGCGCGCAACAAAAAAGGCGAGGCCCGCGAGGCCATCCGCCGGCTCATCAAGACCGAGCCGCCACTTGTTGAGCTGAACCCTAACATGGAGCCGCCGCCGGTGATGAACCTCTACTACGAGGTGCGCAAGGAGATGAACGGCTACAAGGTGCAAAAGCAGCGCCCTGGGATGCAGACGCTAGCCGTCATGGACTTCTCCAACAACTCCATCGACCAGCGCGAGCGGTTTCAGGGGCTGAGCAAGGGGCTCCCGGCCATGATGATCAACTACCTGAACCAGGGCACCGACCTGAAGGTCATTGAGCGCGAGCGTATCGAGTGGCTCCTCAACGAGCTTAAGCTCCAGCAGAAAGAAGGCATCGTCGACCAGTCCACCGCCGTGCGTACCGGTAAGTTGCTGGGCGCCAACGCGGTGGTGTTTGGCAGCTACACGGTGTTTGAGGATCGCATGATGATTCAGGCCCGCGTGGTGAAGGTAGAGACCGGCGAGATTTTGCTGGGCGAGCAGGTTATGGGTAAGCCCGATGAGTTCTACACGCTCATCGAAGATCTGAGTATGGAGATCACGCGGTCGCTGAACGTCGCCGTGAAGGAGCAGAAGATGGGCGGCAGCGACACGAAGTCGCTCGATGCGATGATGGCCTACTCCGACGGATTAAATCTGTTAGAGGACGGGAAGTACCGGGCGGCTTACGAGAAATTTCTGCAGGCCGCTGAATACGACAAGAGCTTCAAGCGCGCGAAGATTAAGGCCAAGAGCTTGCGGCCCCTGCTCGTGGCGCAGGCCGAGGTGCAGGACAAAGGCACGGTTCCGTCGTCGAACATGAACCGGTAG